The Kitasatospora sp. NBC_00374 genome has a segment encoding these proteins:
- a CDS encoding CbtA family protein, translated as MNSVSVRSLLVRGMLAGLAAGVLALVVAYLLGEPHVDAAIGFEEAHAHSHGDGEVELVSRSLQSTLGLATGILLYGLAFGGIAGLAFCFALGRIGRFGPRATAALLSGAGLVAVYVVPFLKYPANPPSVGEPDTIGRRTTLYFLMMVLSVLLAVAATILGRRLAPSLGNWNATAVAIVGFVAAVGVAYAVLPVVDEVPEDFPASLLWQFRLSALAIQVTLWSGFGLLFGHLAERLLNPAPATAPAARAAAV; from the coding sequence TCCCTGCTCGTCCGGGGCATGCTCGCGGGCCTGGCGGCCGGCGTGCTCGCCCTGGTCGTGGCCTACCTCCTGGGTGAGCCGCACGTCGACGCCGCCATCGGCTTCGAGGAGGCGCACGCCCACTCGCACGGCGACGGCGAGGTGGAACTGGTCAGCCGCAGCCTCCAGTCCACCCTCGGCCTGGCCACCGGCATCCTGCTGTACGGGCTCGCGTTCGGCGGCATCGCCGGGCTCGCGTTCTGTTTCGCGCTGGGCCGGATTGGCCGCTTCGGCCCGCGGGCCACGGCCGCGCTGCTCTCGGGCGCCGGGCTGGTCGCGGTGTACGTCGTGCCGTTCCTGAAGTACCCGGCCAACCCGCCGTCGGTGGGCGAGCCGGACACCATCGGCAGGCGCACCACGCTGTACTTCCTGATGATGGTGCTCAGCGTGCTGCTCGCGGTGGCGGCCACCATCCTCGGTCGCCGGCTGGCGCCGAGCCTGGGCAACTGGAACGCGACGGCGGTGGCGATCGTCGGCTTCGTGGCGGCCGTCGGTGTGGCCTACGCGGTGCTGCCGGTGGTGGACGAGGTCCCGGAGGACTTCCCGGCCTCGCTGCTGTGGCAGTTCCGGCTGTCCGCGCTGGCGATCCAGGTGACGCTGTGGAGCGGCTTCGGCCTGCTCTTCGGGCACCTCGCCGAGCGCCTGCTGAACCCGGCTCCGGCCACCGCGCCGGCCGCCCGGGCCGCTGCGGTCTGA